ACGGCACGGTGGCCAGGTGCCCCGCGACCGCGAGGCCCTGGAAGCCCTGCCCGGCGTGGGCCGCAAGACGGCCAATGTGGTGCTGAACGTCGCCTTCGGCGAGCCCACCATGGCGGTGGACACCCACATCTTCCGCGTGTCCAACCGGACCGGGCTGGCCCCGGGCAAGACGCCGCTGGCGGTGGAACTTTCGCTGCTCAAGCGGGTGCCCCCGGCCTACCGGGTGCATGCCCACCACTGGGTGATCCTGCACGGACGCTACGTCTGCCAGGCCCGCAAGCCGCGCTGCGGGGCCTGCCAGGTGGCCGACTGCTGCGACTACCCGGACAAGACCACGGCGATCTGAAACCCCAGGGTGCCAGAAATGCCAAGGGCCACGCAAGGTGGCCCTGAAAGCAACCGGCCCCTGGTTTCGCCTTCAGGCGAGGGGGCCGGGATCCTGCGACGCCGGTCACGGGTTCCGGTGTTCTGCCCAGTGCTGCAGTCGGTTTGCCGTCT
This sequence is a window from Ideonella dechloratans. Protein-coding genes within it:
- the nth gene encoding endonuclease III, with product MSPKKVERFFATLQAANPHPETELVYSNPFELLAAVLLSAQATDVGVNKATGPLFKVASTPAQMLALGEEGLIGYIKTIGLYKTKAKHLIETCRILVERHGGQVPRDREALEALPGVGRKTANVVLNVAFGEPTMAVDTHIFRVSNRTGLAPGKTPLAVELSLLKRVPPAYRVHAHHWVILHGRYVCQARKPRCGACQVADCCDYPDKTTAI